The Carnobacterium sp. 17-4 genome has a window encoding:
- a CDS encoding zinc-dependent alcohol dehydrogenase family protein, with protein sequence MKALIHEKISGIEGLRIKEMESRKVDKKEVRIKVKIVGLNHRDLATIKGRDETSKPLVIGSDCAGIINEVGKEVTMFKVGDEVVVNPSIGWLNNTPAPPENFQILGNPMQGTFSEEFIINENFVALKPSYLTWEEAGVLSLGALTAYRALFTKGEVNGQQTILIPGIGGGVATSLLQFSKAVGAKVYVTSRSEEKLNKAKKIGAAKGINSKNDWEKELNGEKVDIVIESVGAATFNQSLKQLKKGGKLVLFGSSTGDVVDLNLREFFYGQYTMLGTTMGSREEYLEMLNFIESHSIKPVVDTTYDFEDYEMAFSRLEAAEQMGKIGIRISR encoded by the coding sequence ATGAAAGCTTTAATCCATGAAAAAATCAGTGGTATAGAAGGACTAAGAATAAAAGAAATGGAATCTAGAAAAGTAGATAAGAAAGAAGTACGTATTAAAGTGAAAATAGTAGGATTGAATCACCGTGATTTGGCAACTATTAAAGGGCGTGATGAAACAAGTAAACCTTTAGTAATTGGGTCAGATTGTGCAGGTATTATAAACGAAGTAGGCAAAGAAGTGACAATGTTTAAGGTAGGAGATGAAGTCGTTGTAAACCCTAGTATAGGGTGGTTGAACAATACACCAGCGCCACCAGAAAATTTTCAAATACTAGGAAATCCAATGCAGGGAACATTCTCAGAAGAATTTATCATTAACGAAAATTTTGTCGCTTTAAAACCAAGTTATTTAACATGGGAAGAAGCGGGTGTACTTTCATTAGGGGCATTAACAGCATATAGAGCCCTTTTTACAAAAGGGGAGGTAAATGGTCAGCAAACGATCTTAATCCCTGGAATAGGTGGAGGTGTGGCGACTAGCTTACTTCAATTCAGTAAAGCAGTGGGCGCAAAAGTTTATGTCACATCACGCTCGGAAGAAAAATTAAATAAAGCAAAAAAAATCGGAGCAGCTAAAGGAATAAATAGTAAAAATGATTGGGAAAAAGAATTAAACGGCGAAAAAGTGGACATAGTAATCGAATCAGTTGGAGCAGCAACCTTCAATCAATCATTGAAACAATTAAAAAAAGGCGGAAAATTAGTCTTATTCGGTTCTTCTACCGGTGATGTTGTTGATCTGAATTTAAGAGAGTTCTTTTATGGTCAATATACAATGTTAGGAACCACGATGGGAAGCAGGGAAGAATACCTGGAAATGCTTAATTTTATTGAAAGTCACTCAATTAAACCAGTTGTTGATACTACTTATGATTTTGAGGATTATGAAATGGCCTTTAGTAGATTAGAAGCAGCAGAGCAAATGGGTAAAATAGGAATACGCATTAGTAGATAA
- a CDS encoding GNAT family N-acetyltransferase, whose protein sequence is MEFEKNGNSFLKNDESGKMIAEVTYVPSGEDKVILDHTFVDPSLRGQGIAAQLVDKVVEEMEKEGKKIVPLCPYAKELFDRKPEKYKHIEAE, encoded by the coding sequence ATGGAATTTGAAAAAAATGGAAACAGTTTTTTGAAAAATGATGAATCCGGGAAAATGATTGCGGAAGTAACGTATGTTCCTTCTGGTGAGGATAAAGTGATTTTGGACCATACTTTTGTTGATCCATCTTTAAGAGGACAAGGCATCGCTGCCCAATTGGTTGATAAAGTTGTTGAAGAGATGGAAAAGGAAGGGAAAAAAATTGTCCCACTTTGTCCATATGCAAAAGAATTATTTGATAGAAAACCTGAAAAATATAAACATATAGAAGCCGAATAG
- the cdaA gene encoding diadenylate cyclase CdaA translates to MSIDWSQLVTWRNFLNVVDILVVTFFIYQLINILRGSRAVQLLKGIAVIMLIKVASFFLELQTVDWIVDLVIQWSVLAMIIIFQPEMRRGLEHLGRGSIFNRAKRKVNPGENLVQQLAKAVQYMAKRRIGALISIQMDTELDEFIGTGIPLDADISSELLINIFIPNTPLHDGAVIIRDYKIASAASYLPLSESTLISKELGTRHRAAIGLSEVTDAITIIVSEETGGVSVSYKGELLRELSKEDFEKFLAKNLIVVEKEEKKNSFQEMVDSFKKGASK, encoded by the coding sequence ATGTCTATAGATTGGTCACAATTAGTAACGTGGCGAAATTTTCTTAACGTGGTAGATATATTAGTGGTTACATTCTTTATTTATCAGTTGATAAATATTTTACGTGGGAGCAGAGCTGTTCAGTTATTAAAGGGAATTGCTGTTATCATGTTAATAAAAGTAGCTAGTTTTTTTCTGGAATTGCAAACAGTTGATTGGATCGTTGATTTAGTTATTCAATGGAGTGTTCTTGCAATGATCATTATCTTCCAACCAGAAATGCGAAGAGGGTTAGAACATCTCGGTCGCGGCTCCATTTTTAATCGAGCAAAACGAAAAGTCAATCCTGGAGAAAATTTAGTCCAACAATTAGCAAAAGCTGTTCAATATATGGCGAAAAGAAGAATTGGAGCTTTGATTTCTATCCAAATGGATACAGAGTTAGATGAATTTATTGGAACAGGAATTCCACTAGATGCTGATATATCCAGTGAATTGTTGATTAATATTTTTATTCCCAATACACCACTGCATGATGGAGCAGTCATTATCAGAGATTATAAAATAGCCTCTGCTGCTAGTTATTTACCATTGTCAGAAAGCACGCTTATTTCTAAAGAATTAGGAACAAGGCATCGTGCGGCCATTGGTCTAAGTGAAGTAACAGATGCCATAACAATTATTGTCTCTGAAGAAACCGGCGGAGTCAGCGTTTCATATAAAGGCGAGTTATTACGTGAATTATCCAAAGAGGATTTTGAAAAATTCTTAGCTAAAAACTTAATTGTTGTTGAAAAAGAAGAAAAGAAAAATTCTTTTCAAGAAATGGTGGATAGTTTTAAAAAGGGGGCTTCTAAATAA
- a CDS encoding CdaR family protein — protein sequence MEKLYNNPWFMKIVALAFAILLFTYVNSSNNRVQTTSGIDGLSASTTETILEVPIVVEIDQDNYYVTGFPETVSVEISGPSSLVLNTKTTKNFDVVATDLDSLGVGTHTIELVAEGLSPQLDYQILPEEVTITIEEKKVETFSVDVEFDNSFISDEFETGTPTVNYETVELTGTASTIDQVADVKVVVDEEENVTEDIVQTLPVIVTDAEGNELDVNLNPSEVTVTIPVDPIAKEVPVVLNQTGTPNADLSYELGISNQSATTVAIQGESELVNSLSSYPVDIDITDITETTTQSIDLPLLEGVTAIEPEKIEVTITVTQNSQGNGQSNNETSNEISSSSSSSSSSESSSSSESTQKESESSESDTSSESSSESLDESSSESSEEVSE from the coding sequence ATGGAGAAACTTTACAACAATCCATGGTTTATGAAGATCGTTGCACTCGCATTTGCTATTCTTCTTTTTACTTATGTAAACAGTAGTAATAACCGGGTTCAAACAACCAGCGGTATTGATGGATTAAGTGCATCTACAACAGAAACCATACTTGAAGTGCCTATAGTAGTTGAAATTGATCAAGATAATTATTATGTAACTGGGTTTCCTGAAACAGTTTCAGTAGAAATATCAGGACCGTCAAGTCTTGTATTAAATACAAAAACGACTAAAAATTTTGACGTTGTAGCAACTGATTTAGATAGTTTAGGCGTTGGTACTCATACTATTGAATTAGTTGCGGAAGGACTTTCACCTCAGCTAGATTATCAAATCTTACCTGAAGAAGTCACGATAACGATTGAAGAAAAAAAAGTTGAAACTTTTAGTGTCGATGTTGAATTTGACAATTCATTCATTAGTGATGAGTTTGAGACCGGTACACCAACGGTAAATTATGAAACGGTAGAACTAACAGGGACAGCTTCGACAATTGACCAAGTTGCAGATGTTAAAGTTGTTGTAGATGAAGAAGAAAATGTTACAGAAGACATTGTTCAAACTCTTCCAGTTATCGTTACTGATGCTGAAGGAAATGAATTAGACGTTAATCTGAATCCTAGTGAGGTAACAGTGACGATACCTGTTGATCCAATTGCGAAGGAAGTGCCTGTAGTATTAAATCAAACTGGTACGCCAAATGCGGACTTGAGTTATGAGTTAGGCATTAGTAATCAATCAGCTACAACGGTTGCGATACAGGGTGAAAGTGAACTGGTAAATAGTTTAAGCAGTTATCCAGTAGATATTGATATCACGGATATAACTGAAACAACGACTCAATCGATTGATTTGCCTTTACTTGAAGGAGTAACAGCTATAGAGCCTGAAAAAATTGAAGTCACGATTACTGTTACTCAAAATTCACAGGGAAATGGGCAAAGTAACAATGAAACTAGCAACGAAATTTCAAGTTCAAGTTCGAGCTCAAGTTCGAGCGAATCTAGTTCATCGAGTGAATCAACACAAAAAGAAAGTGAATCATCAGAAAGTGACACTTCTTCTGAATCATCAAGCGAGTCATTAGATGAGTCATCAAGCGAATCCAGTGAAGAAGTAAGTGAATAG
- the glmM gene encoding phosphoglucosamine mutase: MGKYFGTDGVRGVANSELTPELAFKLGRCGGYVLTQHAEGEEHPRVLVGRDTRISGEMLESALIAGLLSVGIEVMKLGVISTPGVAYLTRVQGAAAGVMISASHNPAPDNGIKFFGSDGFKLFDDTELEIEALLDEEKDNLPRPSAIGLGTVDEYPEGALKYTQFLQQTIPNDLAGLQVCLDGANGATSPLLNRLFADLETEFDVMASTPNGLNINDGVGSTHPEGLAKFVVEKGADAGLAFDGDGDRVIAVDELGNIIDGDKIMFICGKYLQEKGRLKKDTIVSTVMSNLGFHKAIEANNMIALQTKVGDRYVVEEMRKNGYNFGGEQSGHMVFLDYNTTGDGILSGIQLLNVMKETGKKLSELAEEVQTYPQKLVNIRVSDKNGAMDVPAIKAIIEEVESEMNGNGRILVRPSGTEPLLRVMAEAPTQEKVNLYVDRIASVVKQEIGLAE; encoded by the coding sequence ATGGGAAAATATTTTGGAACAGATGGAGTAAGAGGAGTTGCTAATTCAGAACTAACTCCAGAATTAGCTTTTAAATTAGGGAGATGCGGTGGGTATGTTTTAACTCAACACGCTGAAGGCGAAGAGCATCCACGTGTTTTAGTTGGAAGAGATACTCGTATTTCTGGCGAGATGCTAGAATCTGCATTAATTGCTGGTCTTTTATCCGTTGGAATCGAAGTAATGAAACTAGGAGTTATATCTACTCCTGGAGTAGCGTATTTAACTCGTGTTCAAGGCGCTGCAGCTGGTGTAATGATTTCAGCTTCACACAATCCAGCACCTGACAATGGTATTAAATTCTTTGGATCAGATGGGTTTAAACTATTTGATGATACTGAATTAGAAATTGAAGCATTATTAGATGAAGAGAAAGATAATTTACCTCGTCCTAGTGCAATTGGATTAGGTACGGTTGATGAGTATCCAGAAGGTGCTTTAAAATACACTCAATTTTTACAACAAACAATTCCAAATGATTTAGCTGGATTGCAAGTTTGTTTAGATGGTGCAAACGGAGCTACAAGTCCTCTTCTAAATCGATTATTTGCAGATTTAGAAACAGAGTTCGATGTTATGGCATCAACACCAAATGGATTAAATATTAATGACGGTGTTGGTTCAACTCATCCTGAAGGTTTGGCTAAATTTGTAGTCGAAAAAGGAGCCGATGCTGGATTAGCATTTGATGGTGACGGGGATAGAGTAATTGCTGTTGATGAATTAGGAAATATCATTGATGGAGATAAAATTATGTTTATCTGTGGAAAGTATTTACAAGAAAAAGGCCGTTTGAAAAAAGATACCATTGTTTCTACTGTAATGAGTAACTTAGGGTTCCATAAAGCAATTGAGGCTAATAATATGATTGCTCTTCAAACAAAAGTTGGAGATCGTTATGTAGTAGAAGAAATGCGTAAAAATGGTTATAACTTTGGTGGAGAACAATCAGGACATATGGTGTTCCTAGATTATAATACAACTGGTGATGGAATCTTATCAGGAATTCAATTGCTGAATGTTATGAAAGAAACAGGGAAAAAACTTTCAGAATTAGCTGAAGAGGTTCAAACCTACCCTCAGAAATTGGTTAATATTCGTGTTAGCGATAAAAATGGCGCAATGGATGTTCCAGCAATAAAAGCGATCATTGAAGAAGTTGAGAGTGAAATGAATGGAAATGGGCGTATTTTAGTTCGTCCTAGTGGAACTGAACCATTGCTGCGTGTTATGGCAGAAGCTCCAACACAAGAAAAAGTAAATCTTTATGTTGACCGAATTGCTTCAGTTGTAAAACAAGAAATTGGTTTAGCTGAATAA
- a CDS encoding DUF554 domain-containing protein, which yields MILFGSIVNGLAVVLGGSIGLLLKKGLSKRIGTAIMNSLALCILYIGFSGALAGENILITIGSMVIGVIIGEGMNLEGKVNNLGNLIETKFQTKDDTLSITKGFVSASLLVCVGAMSIVGALQSGLTGNHETLLAKSLIDGIAALVLASSLGVGVFY from the coding sequence GTGATTCTGTTTGGGTCAATTGTAAATGGTTTAGCTGTAGTTCTTGGCGGCAGCATTGGGTTATTATTAAAAAAGGGACTATCAAAACGGATTGGTACAGCAATTATGAACAGTTTAGCTCTTTGTATATTGTACATTGGATTCAGTGGAGCATTAGCTGGGGAAAATATACTCATTACAATAGGTTCAATGGTTATTGGGGTTATTATCGGTGAAGGTATGAATTTAGAGGGAAAAGTAAATAACCTAGGAAACTTAATAGAAACCAAATTTCAAACAAAAGACGATACATTATCTATTACTAAAGGATTCGTATCAGCGAGTTTATTGGTTTGTGTGGGGGCAATGTCAATCGTAGGGGCCTTGCAAAGTGGGTTGACTGGTAATCATGAAACATTATTAGCTAAATCGCTAATTGATGGTATAGCAGCTCTTGTGTTGGCTTCTAGCTTGGGAGTAGGTGTGTTTTATTAG
- a CDS encoding DUF554 family protein: MLASVVAPLLTESVINEMTCVGSLLIIGLALNMLKITDLKIMNYAPAAFIPIIFGLFY; encoded by the coding sequence TTGCTAGCCAGTGTAGTAGCTCCTCTGCTAACAGAAAGTGTAATTAATGAAATGACATGTGTGGGGTCCCTTTTGATAATCGGTCTAGCGTTAAATATGCTGAAGATTACAGACTTAAAAATTATGAACTATGCTCCTGCAGCATTTATTCCAATTATTTTTGGATTGTTTTATTAA
- a CDS encoding Na+/H+ antiporter NhaC family protein has translation MKKKVIIGLFIVAFILFSINGEFRESTGSTVNFGWFSLVPPVVSIILAFISKDVIISLFLGVFAGAFVLHLADGSILYAFIQSFLSIVDYSLSSLADPWNAGIILQVLTIGGLIALMTKMGGAKAVANALSKKAKGPISAQIITWILGILLFFDDYANSLIVGPVMRPVTDEKKVSREKLSFIVDATAAPIAGIALISTWVGYEVGLIKDGYEAIGQEVNAYSIFVETIPYRFYNILMLLFVLCTAVFLKEFGPMLTAERRARKYDQTNKEEINPAASKEMEEMEPAEGVHLSIWNAIIPIATLIVFAIVGFYVNGYNAILAGENTAIINLLKENPYSFTAIQEAFGASDASIVLFQAALFASIVAMFMGVSQKTFTWGQAVETWINGMKSLIITGAILLLAWSLSGVINDLGTAQFLVSLLSDSMPAFLLPSIIFILGSIISFATGTSYGTMGILMPLAIPLAAALSPNPEFIVISAGAVLSGAIFGDHCSPISDTTILSSMGAGVNHMDHVRTQLPYALLVGMITVLFGFIPVGLGIPIWIVLPVSMVVIILSVQLFGKSIDEEANDLEFIKSKEDLK, from the coding sequence ATGAAGAAGAAAGTTATCATCGGTTTATTTATCGTTGCATTTATTTTATTTTCAATTAATGGAGAGTTTCGAGAGTCTACAGGTTCTACAGTGAATTTTGGTTGGTTTTCTTTAGTACCACCAGTGGTATCCATTATTTTAGCATTTATTTCAAAAGACGTTATCATTTCATTGTTTTTAGGAGTTTTTGCTGGAGCTTTTGTCTTACATTTGGCAGATGGGTCCATTTTGTATGCCTTCATTCAATCTTTTTTGAGCATCGTTGATTATTCGTTATCCTCGTTAGCGGATCCTTGGAACGCAGGAATTATTTTACAAGTATTAACAATTGGCGGATTGATCGCGTTAATGACGAAAATGGGTGGAGCCAAAGCTGTTGCAAATGCATTATCAAAAAAAGCAAAGGGGCCTATAAGTGCTCAAATTATTACTTGGATTTTAGGGATTTTACTCTTTTTCGATGATTATGCAAATTCATTAATTGTAGGACCAGTTATGCGACCAGTTACAGATGAAAAGAAAGTTTCGCGTGAAAAACTTTCTTTTATTGTAGATGCAACTGCTGCTCCGATTGCAGGAATTGCATTGATTTCTACTTGGGTAGGGTATGAAGTAGGGTTGATCAAAGATGGTTATGAAGCTATTGGCCAAGAGGTTAATGCTTACAGTATTTTTGTCGAAACTATTCCTTATCGTTTTTATAACATTTTAATGCTGCTGTTTGTATTGTGTACGGCTGTATTTTTAAAAGAATTTGGTCCTATGCTGACAGCTGAAAGAAGAGCTAGAAAATACGATCAAACAAATAAAGAAGAAATAAATCCTGCTGCTTCAAAAGAAATGGAAGAAATGGAACCGGCTGAAGGAGTTCACTTAAGTATATGGAATGCTATTATACCTATTGCTACCTTAATCGTGTTTGCCATAGTTGGATTTTATGTTAATGGATACAATGCTATTTTAGCTGGAGAGAACACAGCAATTATTAATTTGTTGAAAGAAAATCCGTATTCATTTACAGCTATTCAAGAAGCTTTTGGAGCATCTGATGCGAGTATTGTATTGTTCCAAGCTGCCTTGTTTGCTAGTATTGTTGCTATGTTTATGGGAGTATCTCAAAAAACATTTACATGGGGCCAAGCAGTAGAAACCTGGATCAATGGGATGAAGTCACTTATTATTACGGGAGCTATTTTGTTGTTAGCATGGTCTCTAAGTGGAGTTATTAATGATTTAGGAACAGCACAATTTTTAGTGTCATTGTTATCTGATTCAATGCCGGCGTTCCTGCTTCCATCCATTATCTTTATATTAGGTTCAATCATTTCTTTTGCAACAGGAACCTCTTATGGAACGATGGGAATTTTAATGCCATTGGCTATACCACTAGCTGCAGCATTATCTCCAAATCCTGAATTTATTGTCATTTCTGCAGGGGCAGTTTTAAGTGGAGCGATCTTTGGTGATCATTGTTCACCTATTTCGGACACTACTATCCTCTCTTCTATGGGAGCCGGTGTGAACCATATGGACCATGTTCGCACACAATTACCTTATGCTCTTTTAGTGGGGATGATCACTGTTTTGTTTGGTTTTATTCCAGTTGGTTTAGGAATACCAATCTGGATCGTTCTTCCAGTTTCAATGGTAGTGATCATTTTATCCGTTCAATTGTTTGGTAAGTCGATTGATGAAGAAGCAAATGACCTTGAATTCATTAAGAGTAAAGAGGATTTAAAATAA
- a CDS encoding zinc metallopeptidase: MFFFDQTYFLIIIGVILSGIASSYVRSTYEKYSHVTNSKGYTASEVSRLILDNAGLQHVKIEAVKGDLTDHYDSSTDILRLSDATRHSKSVAAIGVAAHEVGHAIQDQKSYIPLKIRSALVPATNFGQKISFPMILLGVIFGYNQTLINLGIIFFSVALLFQLVTLPVEFNASNRAIVILRDQHILTATEVPQAKKVLDAAALTYVAAAIASFLQVLRLVLLFGGRRNN; this comes from the coding sequence ATGTTTTTCTTTGATCAAACGTATTTCTTAATTATCATTGGAGTCATATTATCAGGAATTGCTAGTTCCTATGTCAGAAGTACGTACGAAAAGTATAGCCATGTAACTAATTCAAAAGGATATACTGCTAGCGAGGTTTCTCGTCTTATTTTAGATAATGCAGGGCTACAGCATGTGAAAATAGAGGCTGTCAAAGGAGATTTAACCGACCATTACGATTCAAGCACAGATATTTTACGTCTTTCAGATGCCACACGTCATTCAAAATCTGTAGCAGCTATTGGTGTTGCGGCTCATGAAGTCGGCCATGCTATTCAAGATCAAAAGAGCTATATCCCGTTAAAAATAAGAAGCGCTTTAGTTCCAGCAACAAACTTTGGGCAAAAAATTTCGTTTCCAATGATTTTATTAGGTGTTATTTTCGGTTATAACCAAACACTGATTAATCTTGGAATCATTTTCTTTTCTGTAGCGCTTCTTTTTCAGCTGGTCACTTTGCCTGTTGAATTTAATGCTTCTAACCGAGCAATTGTTATTCTAAGAGATCAGCATATCTTGACTGCTACTGAAGTTCCACAAGCAAAAAAAGTCTTAGATGCAGCAGCACTTACTTATGTTGCAGCTGCCATAGCTTCCTTCTTGCAAGTCCTAAGATTAGTTTTACTATTTGGTGGCAGAAGAAACAATTAA
- a CDS encoding cation-translocating P-type ATPase yields the protein MERKQQLKEPFFAQNEETVLKKLETNEKGLTSSEAEKRLAEYGPNELDQGKSKSIVVKFLEQFKDFMIVVLLAAALISAIFGDVTDAIIILVVVVLNAILGVYQEAKAEEAIDALKKMSSPEARVKRDGNVVLLKSHLLVPGDILLLEAGDVVAADVRLIEVASIKIEESALTGESEAVEKYIKVIENEKAGIGDRDNMAFMNSNVTYGRGEGIVVGTGMNTEVGKIADMLASSEETITPLQENLNRLGKYLTIVILIVAVVMFGVGMYNGREWLDMLLTSISLAVAAIPEGLPAIVTIILALGTQKMAKRKALIRNLPAVETLGSTDIICTDKTGTLTMNKMTIEKVYVNGAIQTVEDEIDLRTPVVRVMTYSNDTQIADDGTLIGDPTETAMVQYAIDKGMNVKEELAKEPRMAEVPFESDRKLMSTIHQLPDGKIFIGTKGAPDELLKRCTQIDNKGEITVLDEKTKHVLLDINHDLATQALRVLAMAYKIVDQVPTDLTTQGVEQGLIFAGLTGMIDPERAEAKDAVRVAREAGIRPVMITGDHRDTAEAIARRLGILKEDQQGGILTGAELDQIEDTDFATRVKDYSVYARVSPEHKVRIIKAWQKAGKIVAMTGDGVNDAPALKTADIGIGMGITGTEVSKGASDMVLADDNFSTIVVSVEEGRKVFSNIQKAIQFLLSANLGEVLTLFIATLLGWSILAPVHILWINLVTDTFPAIALGLEPAEADAMKKPPRGRKATFFSNGVLPSLIYQGIFEGGITLFVYWWATHYPAHPNDLDLIHADALTMAFATLGLLQLFHAFNVKSIEKSLFTVGFFKNKTFNLAILVSAALLSVVILIPGLNDAFSVSPLNVNQWLLVLGAAFSIIPLVEIVKFFIRKVANNKK from the coding sequence ATGGAGAGAAAGCAACAACTTAAAGAACCCTTTTTTGCTCAAAATGAAGAAACAGTTTTGAAAAAGTTAGAAACAAACGAAAAAGGTCTTACGTCGAGTGAAGCTGAAAAACGATTAGCTGAATATGGACCAAATGAACTGGACCAAGGCAAATCCAAAAGCATCGTTGTCAAATTTTTAGAACAATTCAAAGATTTTATGATAGTAGTCTTACTGGCAGCGGCTCTTATTTCTGCTATTTTTGGTGATGTTACAGATGCAATTATTATTTTAGTCGTTGTTGTTTTAAATGCTATATTAGGGGTTTATCAAGAAGCAAAAGCAGAAGAAGCTATTGATGCTTTGAAAAAAATGTCTTCCCCGGAAGCACGAGTTAAACGAGATGGCAATGTTGTTTTATTGAAAAGTCATTTATTAGTTCCAGGAGATATTTTGTTATTAGAAGCTGGTGACGTTGTAGCCGCAGATGTGAGGTTAATTGAGGTAGCTTCAATAAAAATAGAAGAATCAGCACTAACCGGGGAGTCAGAAGCAGTAGAAAAATATATCAAGGTGATTGAAAATGAGAAAGCTGGAATTGGGGATCGAGACAATATGGCTTTCATGAACAGCAATGTTACCTATGGACGAGGGGAAGGAATCGTTGTTGGGACCGGTATGAATACAGAAGTTGGGAAAATTGCGGATATGTTAGCAAGCTCTGAAGAAACCATAACACCATTGCAAGAAAATTTAAATCGTTTAGGAAAATACTTAACGATTGTGATTTTAATTGTTGCTGTCGTCATGTTTGGTGTAGGTATGTACAACGGTCGTGAATGGTTAGATATGTTGTTAACGTCGATTTCATTAGCGGTAGCTGCGATACCAGAAGGACTGCCAGCCATTGTAACGATTATTTTAGCTTTAGGAACGCAAAAAATGGCAAAGCGCAAAGCACTGATCAGAAATTTGCCAGCTGTTGAGACTTTAGGCAGTACCGATATTATTTGTACAGATAAGACGGGAACATTAACTATGAATAAAATGACGATTGAAAAAGTTTATGTCAATGGAGCAATACAAACGGTCGAAGACGAAATTGATTTACGAACTCCAGTTGTTCGAGTGATGACATATAGTAATGATACACAGATTGCAGATGATGGAACATTAATTGGTGATCCGACAGAAACAGCAATGGTTCAATACGCTATAGACAAAGGAATGAACGTTAAAGAAGAATTGGCCAAAGAGCCGCGGATGGCTGAAGTTCCTTTTGAGTCAGATCGTAAATTGATGTCAACGATTCATCAGCTACCGGATGGGAAAATTTTTATTGGGACAAAAGGAGCACCGGATGAACTGCTGAAAAGATGTACGCAAATAGATAATAAAGGGGAAATAACAGTACTAGACGAAAAAACTAAACATGTGCTGTTAGATATAAATCACGATTTAGCAACTCAAGCTTTAAGGGTGCTAGCAATGGCTTATAAAATTGTGGATCAAGTGCCAACGGATCTAACCACACAGGGAGTTGAACAAGGACTCATTTTTGCGGGACTGACTGGAATGATCGATCCAGAAAGGGCAGAAGCAAAAGATGCTGTTAGAGTAGCAAGAGAAGCAGGAATACGTCCTGTAATGATTACTGGAGATCATAGAGATACTGCAGAAGCGATTGCACGTCGTTTGGGTATTTTAAAGGAAGATCAACAAGGTGGTATATTGACGGGCGCTGAGTTAGATCAAATAGAAGATACTGATTTTGCAACTAGAGTAAAAGATTATTCTGTATATGCCAGAGTATCACCTGAACATAAAGTACGAATTATTAAAGCTTGGCAAAAAGCAGGGAAGATAGTGGCTATGACAGGTGATGGCGTTAATGATGCACCGGCGCTTAAAACAGCTGACATCGGAATTGGAATGGGAATTACAGGTACAGAAGTTTCAAAAGGCGCAAGTGACATGGTTTTAGCAGATGATAATTTTTCAACCATTGTCGTTTCAGTAGAAGAAGGACGTAAGGTGTTCTCAAATATTCAAAAAGCGATTCAATTTTTGCTATCGGCTAACTTAGGAGAAGTCCTTACGTTATTTATTGCTACATTACTAGGATGGAGTATCTTAGCTCCTGTTCATATTTTATGGATCAATCTTGTGACCGATACATTTCCAGCTATTGCATTAGGTTTAGAGCCTGCGGAAGCGGATGCGATGAAAAAACCACCAAGAGGAAGAAAAGCAACGTTCTTTTCAAATGGTGTTTTACCTAGCTTGATTTACCAAGGGATTTTTGAAGGTGGAATTACTTTATTTGTTTATTGGTGGGCAACGCATTACCCAGCACATCCAAATGATCTTGACTTGATTCATGCAGATGCATTAACCATGGCATTCGCTACTTTAGGGTTGCTTCAATTGTTCCATGCATTTAATGTTAAATCGATTGAAAAATCGTTATTTACGGTTGGATTTTTCAAAAATAAAACTTTCAACTTGGCTATTTTAGTATCAGCGGCATTGTTAAGTGTAGTCATTTTGATCCCAGGCTTAAATGATGCGTTCAGTGTATCACCATTGAACGTTAATCAGTGGCTGTTAGTATTAGGAGCAGCTTTTTCAATTATTCCTTTAGTAGAAATAGTGAAATTCTTTATACGGAAGGTTGCTAATAATAAAAAGTAA